The Pseudomonadota bacterium genome window below encodes:
- a CDS encoding YgiQ family radical SAM protein, whose product MFRLVAPLQPTHLPMSRAEMDSLGWREIDVLLVTGDAYFDHPSHGAAAVGRALVAAGFRTGIVARPDWRSKEPFAALGRPALFAGITAGAVDSTLNNRTADLRLRRTDSYAPGGAGMGRPDLATLVYANRVREAFPGLPIVLGGVEASCRRFAYFDYLSRSIRRSVLVDSRADLLVYGPGERQAVEIAARLAAGTSPLGIPGTARIVRASVDPPIGAADVELPTFAALIESPSSLVAQAALLERCAGPGFLGRTVQAYPEGLVLCEPPARYRPDDLDRAYELPFSRTAHPAYREPIPALETVRWSVVSHRGCPGGCSFCALAAHQGRAVVARSGGSIEAEIRELARRDRFRGTITDVGGPTANAYSARPRDERPCLRCERPSCLHPEICGNLSRDHGPLLDLLDDLRALPGVKRVLLASGIRHDLALADPRFVDAVAAAHTGGHLKVAPEHVAPRVLARMRKPAIGAFEEFERRFLEASRRAGKEQYLVPYFVSGFPGCSPREADAAGDWLRRRGQRLEQVQSFIPLPGTLAAAIYACGVDERGETVDVPGVAERTRQKRILLAGGTARAEKRPPKPRPRRGK is encoded by the coding sequence ATGTTTCGCCTCGTGGCGCCGCTCCAACCCACGCACCTCCCCATGTCTCGTGCCGAGATGGACTCCCTCGGCTGGCGCGAGATCGACGTGCTGCTCGTGACCGGCGACGCCTACTTCGACCACCCGAGCCACGGCGCCGCGGCCGTCGGGCGGGCCCTCGTCGCCGCGGGGTTCCGCACCGGGATCGTCGCGCGCCCCGACTGGCGCTCCAAGGAGCCGTTCGCCGCCCTCGGGCGACCGGCGCTGTTCGCCGGGATCACGGCCGGCGCGGTCGACTCGACGCTCAACAACAGGACCGCCGACTTAAGGCTCCGGCGCACGGACTCCTACGCGCCGGGCGGCGCCGGCATGGGCCGGCCGGACCTGGCGACGCTCGTGTACGCGAACCGGGTGCGCGAGGCGTTCCCCGGGCTGCCGATCGTCCTCGGCGGCGTGGAGGCGAGCTGCCGCCGCTTCGCGTACTTCGACTACCTGAGCCGATCGATCCGGCGCTCCGTCCTCGTCGACTCGCGGGCGGATCTCCTCGTCTACGGCCCGGGCGAGCGGCAGGCCGTCGAGATCGCCGCGCGCCTCGCCGCCGGGACGAGCCCGCTCGGCATCCCCGGCACCGCGCGGATCGTCCGAGCCTCCGTCGACCCGCCGATCGGCGCGGCGGACGTCGAGCTGCCGACCTTCGCGGCGCTCATCGAGAGCCCGTCGTCGCTCGTCGCACAGGCCGCCCTCCTCGAGCGCTGCGCCGGTCCCGGCTTCCTCGGGCGGACCGTGCAGGCCTACCCGGAGGGGCTCGTCCTGTGCGAGCCGCCGGCGCGCTATCGGCCGGACGACCTCGACCGGGCCTACGAGCTGCCGTTCTCCCGCACGGCGCACCCCGCCTACCGGGAGCCGATCCCGGCGCTCGAGACCGTGCGCTGGTCGGTCGTCTCGCACCGCGGCTGTCCGGGCGGCTGCAGCTTCTGCGCCCTCGCCGCGCACCAGGGGCGGGCCGTCGTCGCGCGGAGCGGAGGCTCCATCGAGGCAGAGATCCGCGAGCTCGCGCGGCGCGATCGTTTCCGCGGAACGATCACGGACGTCGGCGGGCCGACCGCGAACGCCTACTCGGCCCGGCCCCGCGACGAGCGCCCGTGCCTGCGCTGCGAGCGCCCCTCCTGCCTGCACCCGGAGATCTGCGGGAACCTCTCGAGGGACCACGGCCCGCTGCTCGATCTGCTCGACGATCTCCGCGCGCTGCCGGGGGTGAAGCGCGTGCTGCTGGCGAGCGGCATCCGCCACGACCTCGCGCTCGCGGATCCGCGGTTCGTCGACGCCGTCGCGGCGGCGCACACGGGCGGCCACCTCAAGGTCGCGCCGGAGCACGTCGCCCCGCGGGTCCTCGCGCGGATGCGCAAGCCGGCGATCGGCGCCTTCGAGGAGTTCGAGCGGCGCTTCCTCGAGGCGAGCCGGCGCGCGGGCAAGGAGCAGTACCTCGTGCCGTACTTCGTCTCCGGCTTCCCGGGCTGCTCGCCGAGGGAGGCGGACGCCGCCGGGGACTGGCTCCGCCGCCGGGGCCAGCGCCTGGAGCAGGTGCAGAGCTTCATCCCGCTGCCGGGGACCCTCGCGGCGGCGATCTACGCGTGCGGCGTCGACGAGCGCGGCGAAACCGTCGACGTCCCGGGGGTCGCCGAGCGCACCCGGCAGAAGAGGATCCTGCTCGCCGGCGGCACGGCCCGCGCCGAGAAGAGACCTCCCAAGCCGCGTCCCCGGCGCGGGAAATGA